ATCCCGGCCGGCGTCACCGCCACCGACGTCGTGCTCACCATCACCGAGATGCTGCGCCGCCACGGCGTGGTCGGCAAGTTCGTCGAGTTCTACGGCGAGAGCGTCGGCGCGGTGCCGCTGGCCAACCGCGCCACCATCGGCAACATGAGCCCCGAGTTCGGCTCCACCGCGGCGATCTTCCCGATCGACGACGAGACCGTCCGCTACCTCAAGCTGACCGGCCGCTCGGCCGAGCAGGTCGCGCTGGTCGAGGCCTACGCCAAGGAGCAGGGCCTCTGGCACGACCCGTCGCGCGAGGCCGCCTACTCCGAGTACCTCGAGCTGGACCTCTCGACGGTCGTCCCGTCGATCGCCGGCCCGAAGCGCCCGCAGGACCGCATCGAGCTGTCGGACGCGAAGCCGGCGTTCCGCAAGTCGATCCACGACTACGTGGACGGCGAGGACCTCACGCCGCACACCAAGATGGACGAGGCTTCGGAGGAGTCCTTCCCGGCCAGCGACGCCCCGTCGCTGTCGTTCGCCGAGGACGACGCCGCGCCGGTCACCAGCTCCGCCGCGAACGGCGCGTCGGGCCGCCCGAGCAAGCCGGTCAAGGTTTCGACGGCGGACCGCGGCGAGTTCGTCCTCGACCACGGCGCCGTGGTGATCGCCTCGATCACCTCGTGCACCAACACCTCGAACCCGTCGGTCATGCTCGGCGCCGCGCTGCTCGCGCGCAACGCCGTGGACAAGGGCCTCGCGGTCAAGCCGTGGGTGAAGACGTCGATGGCGCCGGGCTCGCAGGTCGTCACCGACTACTACACCAAGGCCAACCTGTGGCCGTACCTCGAGAAGCTGGGCTACCACCTGGTCGGCTACGGCTGCACCACCTGCATCGGCAACTCCGGCCCGCTCTCGGACGAGATCTCCGCGGCGATCCAGGAGAACGACCTCACCGCGGTCTCGGTGCTCTCGGGCAACCGGAACTTCGAAGGCCGGATCAACCCCGACGTGAAGATGAACTACCTCGCGTCGCCGCCGCTGGTCATCGCCTACGCGCTGGCCGGCACGATGGACTTCGACTTCGCGAACCAGCCGCTGGGCCAGGACGAGCACGGCACCGACGTCTTCCTGAAGGACATCTGGCCGACCGCGCAGGAGATCCAGGAGACCATCGACTACGCGATCACGCAGGAGATGTTCACCAAGGACTACGCGGACGTCTTCGACGGCGGCGAGCGCTGGAAGTCGCTGCCCACCCCGGAGGGCAAGACCTTCGAGTGGGACGCCGAGTCCACCTACGTCCGGAAGCCCCCGTACTTCGAGGGCATGACGCCGGAGCCGGCCGCGGTCACCGACATCACCGGCGCCCGCGTGCTGGCGAAGCTGGGCGACTCGGTCACCACCGACCACATTTCCCCCGCCGGCGCGATCAAGCCGGGCACCCCGGCCGCGCAGTACCTGACCGAGCACGGCGTGGAGAAGAAGGACTTCAACTCCTACGGCTCGCGGCGCGGCAACCACGAGGTGATGATCCGCGGCACCTTCGCGAACATCCGGCTGCGCAACCAGCTCCTGGACGACGTGCAGGGCGGCTACACCCGGGACTTCACCGTCGACGGTGCCCCGCAGGCGTTCATCTACGACGCCGCGCAGAACTACGCGAAGGCCGGCACGCCGCTGGTCGTGCTGGGCGGCAAGGAGTACGGCTCGGGCTCGTCGCGTGACTGGGCGGCCAAGGGCACGTCGCTGCTGGGCGTCCGCGCCGTGATCACCGAGTCGTTCGAGCGCATCCACCGCTCGAACCTGATCGGCATGGGCGTCATCCCGCTGCAGTTCCCGGCGGGCGAGTCGGCCTCGTCGCTGGGCCTCGACGGCACGGAGACGTTCGACATCTCGGGCATCACCAAGCTGAACGACGGCGAGACCCCGCGCACGGTGCACGTCACCGCCACCAAAAATGACGGCACCAAGGTGGAGTTCGAAGCGGACGTCCGCATCGACACCCCGGGCGAGGCGGACTACTACCGCAACGGCGGCATCCTGCAGTACGTCCTGCGGAAGATGACGCAGGCGTAAGGTTTCCGCTCCGAAGGCCTCCCCATCGTGCAGGTGGGGAGGCCTTCGTTTCGGTACCGTGGCGGCCATGGGGGAACTCGATCTCGGCGACGGCACGCTGTCCTACGAAGAGCGCGGCACCGGACGGCCGGTGGTCTTCCTGCACGCGGGCGGGATGACCCGCGCGATGTGGGACGAGCAGTTCGCCCACCTCGCCGGGACGCATCGCGTCCTGCGCTACGACGCCCGCGGCGCGGGCGATTCGTCGGATCCGCCGCCGGAGTTCTCGCACCGCGAGGACCTGAAGAAGCTGCTCGACACCCTCGACGTCGAACGGCCGGTGCTGGTCGGATGTTCGTTCGGCAGCCGCGTGTTCCTCGACTTCGCGGTGGCGCACCCGGACCGCGTGGGTGGCCTTTTCCTCAGCTCGCCCGGAATCAGCGGCATGGAGTTCCGGGATCCCTACGTGCTCGGCCTGGTGGCGAAGACCGCCGAGGCGGCCCGCTCCGGCGATGGCCCCGGTGTCCTCGAATCGGTGCTGCGGCTGTGGGTGGACGGGCCGCACCGCACGCCCGCCGAGGTCGACCCGGAGGTCCGGGCGTCCTGCCGCACCATGCTGCTGGACAACGCCCGGAAGGGGCACCCGGCGCCGGTCATCGGAACCGAACTGGGCGCGATCGGCCGCGTCGCGGAACTCCGGGCCCGCACGCTCGTCGTGACCGGCGACCTGGATTCGACGGACATCTTCGCGGTGGCGGACCTCGTGGAACGCGAAACGCCGCACGCCCGCCATGCCCGTGTGCCCGGCGCCGCGCACATGGTGAACCTCGAGCAGCCCGCCCGGTTCGGCGAGCTGCTCGACGAGTTCCTCGCCTAAGCGGGCACGGCTTCCCAGCGGACGCTGGACACCGACGGTTCCAGCGACAGCCGCGACACCGCCGCCTCCATCTGGGCGTCGTCGCGCTGGTCGCCGATCAGCTCGGCGCGGACCTCGACCGTGCGGTCCTCCCGGTCCGTGCTCAGCACCGACAACAGCAACCAAGTCGCTGTAGCCGAGGACCCGGTCCCCGCGCTGTGACGAGCACTACGCCCAGAAGCGGCGCAGGTGCGGCACGAGGTCCTCGGGCCGCTCGTCGGGGAAGAAGAGCTTCGCGCCGGGCACCTCGACGACCTCGGTGACGCCCGGGACGGTGTCCCGGAACCGGTACGCCCACTCGACGCCGAAGTTCGGGTCGCCGGTGCCCCACACCAGCAGCGTCGGCACCCGGAACCGCGCGAGCAGCGGCTCGATCGTGTCGAGCTCCTTCCCCTGGATCGACGTCAGCATGCGCTCGAACTGCCGGGCCGACTCCAGCGTGCCGAACACCGGCTCCACGTAGGCACGAAGGAGTTCTTCCGGCACCAGCTCGGGGTGTTCGTAGCCGCCGCCGAGCACGGTCGTCCGCGCCTGCTCCGGGTTCGCGGCGAGCCGGACGGACACCGGCGCCAGCTCGCCGCGTTCGGCCAGTTCGACGACCGGCCGGAACGCCTCCGGCGGCAGGTTGCCCTCCGTGTCGCAGTTGGTGAGGGTGAGCGTCCGGAGCCGGTCGGCGTGGTGGACGGCGAAGACCTGCGCGATCGCGCCGCCGGTGTCGTTGGCGACCAGGTCCAGCTCGTCGAGTTCGAGCGACGCGCAGAAGTCTTCGAGCAGCCGGGCCAGTCCGCCCAGGCTGAGGTCCTGCTCGGGCGTCACGGGCGAGCCGCCGTGGCCCGGGAGGTCGAGGGCGACGCAGCGGCGCACGCCCGCCAGCTCCGTCATCGCCTTGCGCCACAACAGGCCGTTGATCCCCACGCCGTGCACGAAGAGGGCGACCGGCCCCTCGCCGACGTCGGTGTAGGCCACGTCGCCGGACGCGGTCGACACGCGGCCACGCTGCTCCGCCCAGGTCTTCAGGTCCATCGGTAGAGTCCCTCCAGAAGTAAACCGACTGTCGGTCTAGTATCAACAGACCGACAGTCGGTTTGTCAACGACGGAGGCAGCCGACCCGCATGAACAAGAAGATCGACCGCGGCCAGGCGACCCGCGAGCACCTCGTCGCGGTCGCCACCGGCCTGTTCACCGAACACGGCTACGACGGCACCTCGATCGAGGCGGTGCTGCGGACCGCGGAGGTGAGCCGCGGTGCGCTCTACCACCACTTCCCCGGCAAGGACGCGCTGTTCACCGCCGTGCTCGACGCCGTCTACGAACAAGTCGAAGCCGACGGCGCACGAGCCGTCGAAGGGATCACCGAGCCGGTGGCGGCGTTGCGTGCGGCGTGCCGGGCCTGGATCCGGATCACCGCGGACCCGGTCGTGCGGCAGGTGCTGCTCATCGACGCGCCGGCCGTTCTCGGCTGGCAACGCTGGCGGGAACTGGACGAGCGACGCACCCTCGGCAAGATCAAGGCGGCGTTGCGGTTCGACGGCCGGATCCCCGCCGCACGGGTCGACCTGTTCGCGCACGTGCTGCTCGCCGGGATGAACGAGATCGCGATGCTGGTCGCCCGGGCCGAAGACCACACGAGCGCGGCCGCCGAAGGCGAGGCTGCCGCCGGCGACCTGCTGGATCGGCTGCTCGGAGCTTGACCCGAAGCAGGAAAAGGGCCGGGTGCCGCCGAAATCGGCGGCACCCGGCCCTTGTCTTCCGGTCGGTCAGCCCTGCGCCGCCGTCTCGAACGGCTGGACGTTCGGCTGGAACACCTGGCCGCTCGCCGGCACCTTGAGGTCGGTCAGGTAGTCGGCCACGGCCTTGTCGACGCCGAGGGCGTCACCGAGGATGCAGTGGCCGAACGCGTCGACCGACAGCAGCCGGGAGTTCCCGAGCTCGGCCGCCATCCGCTGCCCGAACTTGTACCGCGTCGCCGGGTCGTAGTAGTTGCTGACGACGACCACCGGGACGTCGGTCTTGGCGTGCCACGGGCCGCGGTAGGTGTCCGGCCGCTTCGCCGGCCACACCGGGCAGCCCGCCGTGTCGGCGAACGTCTGGTAGCGGCCGAAGGTCGGCGACTCACGCTCCCACTTGGCGGCGATCGACGGCACCTGCTCCTGGCTGATCCTGAACGGCTTGTCGGAGCAGTTGACGGCGAAGTACGAGTCGTCACCGAGGTACGGGCTGTCCGGGTTCTGGTCCGCCAGGCCCCGCTTGCCCTTCGTGATCACCTTCAGCTGCTGGGGCCGTACGGCCTGGGCCTGCGCACCCGCCGGGTGGATCGCGGTGTAGAGCGCCTGCAGGTCCTCGGCCAGGCTGGGGAACGCCGAAGGCGAGTACAGGGAGCCCGAGACCCCGCCGGTGAACTGGTTGATGTCGACCGTGCCGCCGGGGAGGGTGATCGGCTGCTTGCGCAGGTACTCCCGCAGCTCGTCGAACTTCGCCCGCGGCGAGCCGTCGCTGAAGGCGCACTTCGCGCCGACCTGGTCGCACCGCTTCAGGAACCCGTCCAGCGAGACTTCGAAGCCCTGTGCCCGCTCCCGGTCGTACTCGACGCCGTCGCTGGTCCGCAGAGCCGGGTCGACGTTGCCGTCGATCACGATCGCCCGCGACTGCTTCGGGAACATCGACGCGTAGGTCGAGCCGATCAGCGTCCCGTACGAGAAGCCGACGTAGCTCAGCTTCCGGTCGCCGACCGCCGCGCGCAGCGTGTCGAGGTCGCGCACGACGTCCTTGGTGGACATGTGGTTCAGCAGCGAACCCGCGTTGTTCTTGCAGAACTGGCCGTAGTCGCGGTAGCTGGCCAGCGTGCCGGAGATCTGCGCGCGGGTCAGCGGCACCGGGATCTGGGCCGAGAAGACCTCGTCGGCGTCCTCCTGCGTGGTGAAGCAGCGCAGCGGGTTGCTCTGCCCGACGCCGCGCGGGTCGAATCCGACGAGGTCGAAGCGGTCGAGGACCTGCGGCTGGAAGTAGTACTGGCCGCTGATCGGCATCCGCAGCCCCGAACCGCCGGGGCCGCCGGGGTTGAGGAACAGCGAGCCGACGCGCTTGTCGGGCGTGCGGGCGGCGCGCTTCAGCAGCGCGATGTCGATGGTGCCCAGCGCGGCGTTGTCGTGGTCGATCGGCACGCGGTAGCGCGCGCAGCTGTAGAACTTCACCTGGTCCGCGGGAACTCCGGCGAGCGTGTCCGCGGAGCAGGCTCCCCAGTTGACGGCGGCGGTCGCGCCGACGACGGCGGGCTTGACCACCGAGTCTTCGGCCGCCGCGGCGGTGCCCGCCGTCCCGGCCAGCCCCACCCCCGCCACGAGCGCCCCCACCAGTGCGAACGACCGCACTCGGGCCTTTGCAGTTCTCGGCAAGACATATCCTCCCTAGGTCACGGCCGCACGGTCGGACCGTCACGGCGCGTTACCCGGGTGAGACTGGCACAAACCGGTGAATCCCGTCACCGGCCAAACGGATGGTGGGCGCCTACCGTACCGGCCGGTTCAGCACGAAAACCGGCAACGGCCGGTTCGCCTCCCGCTGCTCCATCCGATACCCCGGCCAGAACTCGAGCAGCTCGGCCCACATCCGGTCGTACTCGTCGCCGTGCAGCTCCCGCGCGACGGTTTCGACCGGCTTGCCGGCCAGCGCCACCTGGCACTTCGGGTCGGCACGCAGGTTCAGCGCCCACGCCGGGTCGTTCGGGCGGCCCCAGTTGGACGCCGTCAGCACGAAGTCGCCGCCGCGCGGGAAGTAGAGCAGGTTGGTGCTGCGCGGCTGCCCGCTCTGGCGGCCGGTCGTCGTCAGGCGCAGCGACGGCAGCCCGGCGAGCGCCACGAGGCTCACCCGGCCGCCGAACGCCTTGTGCAGTTTCTTGTCCGCCCAGACGACGAACCGGGCTGTGCGCATCAGCCACGGTTTCGTGCCGGCGGCCCGGGCCAGTGCCCGGAGAGGATTAGCCACGCACGGATCTTGCCAGGCTCACCCCGAACCGCTGCTGGGAGTCGGTCCACCAGCGCTCCAGCGCGAACCCGGCCGCGGCCAGCTCGGCCTCGACGCCGCTCGGGCGGAACTTGGCCGAGATCTCCGTGCGGACGTGCTCCCCTTCGGCGAAGGTCACCGTGAGGTCCGCGCCCGGGATCTCGACCGTGAGTGCCCGCCGGGCCCGCAGCCGCATCTCGATCCACTCGTTCTCCGCGTCCCAGTGCGAGACGTGCTCGAACTCGTCGAGGTCGAAGTTCGCGCCGAGGCGGGCGTTGATCACCCGCAGCACGTTCTTGTCGAACTCGGCGGTGACACCCGCGGCGTCGTCGTAGGCGCGTTCGAGAATCCCGGGGTCCTTGACCAGGTCGGTGCCGAGCAGCAGCCACTCCCCTTCGTCGAGCACCTCACGGACCGAGCGGAGGAAGGCCGCGCGCTCGGCGGGCAGGAAGTTGCCGATCGTCCCGCCGAGGAACGCCACCACGCGGGGCTGGCCGTCCGGCAGCAGGGCAAGGTGCTGGGTGAAGTCCCCGACGACACCGCGGACGGTCAGTCCCGGGTAGTCCCGCGAGATCGCCTCGGCGGCGTCGGCCAGCGCGGACTCGGACACGTCGAGCGGGACGAACGCCTCCAGGGTCCCGTGCCCGGTCAGCGCGTCGAGCAGCAGCCGGGTCTTCTCGCTCGACCCCGAGCCCAGCTCGACGAGCGTGTGCGCGCCGGTCAGTTCCGCGACGTCGCCGGCGTGCGCGGCCAGCACCTCGCGTTCGCTGCGGGTCGGGTAGTACTCCGGCAGCTGGGTGATCTTCTCGAACAGCTCGCTGCCGTCGGCGTCGTAGAACCACTTGGGCGGCAGCCACTTCCGCGCGGCGGTCAGCCCGGCGACGACGTCCGCGCGCAGTTCCGCGGTGACGGCGTCGCCGGAGCGGTGGTGGTCGAGATCGACTTCGGTCATGGACGCTCCTCGGTCAGGGGCAGCAGGTCGACGCCGGCCGCCGTGGCGCGCACGGCGTGGTGGTCGGGGACGGGTCGCCAGCGGGGGTCGCCGTCACAGGGTTCGGAGGACAGCAGCACGCCGGCCGGGGTTTCCAGCACGGACAGCGCGTGGGTCCAGGCGGTGCCGATCAGCGTTTCGCCGTCGGTGAGCAGGAAGTTGAGCCGGGAGCCGGGCGCGGCCGTCTCGACGGCGACGGTCATGGCCGCCACCGCTTCCAGCGGGTCCTCGCCCGTGGCGAGCCGGGCGCGCAGGATCGCCCAGAGCACCGCCGAGTCGGTCGGGGCCTCCAGGGTGAGCAGCTCGGTGACCGGCAGGTCCTTGGCGAGCTCGGCCAGCGAGCCGGGCCAGCCGCGGACGAAGCCGTTGTGGCTGAACAGCCAGCGCCCGGCGGTGAACGGCGCCGCGGCCGGTTCGGTCACCGGCATGCCGGTGGTGCCGTTGCGGACCGCGGCGACGAACGCGCCCGAAGTCACCGCGGCCGCCAGCGGCGGCAGCGTCTCGTCCGTCCACAGTGGAGTGGACCGGCGGTGGCGCAGCGGCGCCGAGCCCGGGCCGGGGTACCAGCCCAGCCCGAACCCGTCGGCGTTGACCGAGCCGCCGCCGCGCATGTCCGCCGGCTTGTACGACTGCACCAGCAGCGAATGCGGCGCGTGGAAGAGCACCCCGGCGGGCGAAAGCGGC
This window of the Amycolatopsis balhimycina FH 1894 genome carries:
- a CDS encoding alpha/beta hydrolase, which codes for MRSFALVGALVAGVGLAGTAGTAAAAEDSVVKPAVVGATAAVNWGACSADTLAGVPADQVKFYSCARYRVPIDHDNAALGTIDIALLKRAARTPDKRVGSLFLNPGGPGGSGLRMPISGQYYFQPQVLDRFDLVGFDPRGVGQSNPLRCFTTQEDADEVFSAQIPVPLTRAQISGTLASYRDYGQFCKNNAGSLLNHMSTKDVVRDLDTLRAAVGDRKLSYVGFSYGTLIGSTYASMFPKQSRAIVIDGNVDPALRTSDGVEYDRERAQGFEVSLDGFLKRCDQVGAKCAFSDGSPRAKFDELREYLRKQPITLPGGTVDINQFTGGVSGSLYSPSAFPSLAEDLQALYTAIHPAGAQAQAVRPQQLKVITKGKRGLADQNPDSPYLGDDSYFAVNCSDKPFRISQEQVPSIAAKWERESPTFGRYQTFADTAGCPVWPAKRPDTYRGPWHAKTDVPVVVVSNYYDPATRYKFGQRMAAELGNSRLLSVDAFGHCILGDALGVDKAVADYLTDLKVPASGQVFQPNVQPFETAAQG
- a CDS encoding nitroreductase family deazaflavin-dependent oxidoreductase, which codes for MRTARFVVWADKKLHKAFGGRVSLVALAGLPSLRLTTTGRQSGQPRSTNLLYFPRGGDFVLTASNWGRPNDPAWALNLRADPKCQVALAGKPVETVARELHGDEYDRMWAELLEFWPGYRMEQREANRPLPVFVLNRPVR
- a CDS encoding TetR/AcrR family transcriptional regulator, which gives rise to MNKKIDRGQATREHLVAVATGLFTEHGYDGTSIEAVLRTAEVSRGALYHHFPGKDALFTAVLDAVYEQVEADGARAVEGITEPVAALRAACRAWIRITADPVVRQVLLIDAPAVLGWQRWRELDERRTLGKIKAALRFDGRIPAARVDLFAHVLLAGMNEIAMLVARAEDHTSAAAEGEAAAGDLLDRLLGA
- a CDS encoding aconitate hydratase, with the translated sequence MTAPASKDSFGAKDTLKVGDASYEVFRLNKVEGAERLPYSLKILLENLLRTEDGANITADHIGALASWDPNADPSIEIQFTPARVIMQDFTGVPCVVDLATMREAVTDLGGDPDKVNPLAPAELVIDHSVIIDVFGRPDAFERNVEIEYERNRERYQFLRWGQGAFDEFKVVPPGTGIVHQVNIEHLARTVMARGGQAYPDSCVGTDSHTTMVNGLGVLGWGVGGIEAEAAMLGQPVSMLIPRVVGFKLTGEIPAGVTATDVVLTITEMLRRHGVVGKFVEFYGESVGAVPLANRATIGNMSPEFGSTAAIFPIDDETVRYLKLTGRSAEQVALVEAYAKEQGLWHDPSREAAYSEYLELDLSTVVPSIAGPKRPQDRIELSDAKPAFRKSIHDYVDGEDLTPHTKMDEASEESFPASDAPSLSFAEDDAAPVTSSAANGASGRPSKPVKVSTADRGEFVLDHGAVVIASITSCTNTSNPSVMLGAALLARNAVDKGLAVKPWVKTSMAPGSQVVTDYYTKANLWPYLEKLGYHLVGYGCTTCIGNSGPLSDEISAAIQENDLTAVSVLSGNRNFEGRINPDVKMNYLASPPLVIAYALAGTMDFDFANQPLGQDEHGTDVFLKDIWPTAQEIQETIDYAITQEMFTKDYADVFDGGERWKSLPTPEGKTFEWDAESTYVRKPPYFEGMTPEPAAVTDITGARVLAKLGDSVTTDHISPAGAIKPGTPAAQYLTEHGVEKKDFNSYGSRRGNHEVMIRGTFANIRLRNQLLDDVQGGYTRDFTVDGAPQAFIYDAAQNYAKAGTPLVVLGGKEYGSGSSRDWAAKGTSLLGVRAVITESFERIHRSNLIGMGVIPLQFPAGESASSLGLDGTETFDISGITKLNDGETPRTVHVTATKNDGTKVEFEADVRIDTPGEADYYRNGGILQYVLRKMTQA
- a CDS encoding alpha/beta fold hydrolase — translated: MDLKTWAEQRGRVSTASGDVAYTDVGEGPVALFVHGVGINGLLWRKAMTELAGVRRCVALDLPGHGGSPVTPEQDLSLGGLARLLEDFCASLELDELDLVANDTGGAIAQVFAVHHADRLRTLTLTNCDTEGNLPPEAFRPVVELAERGELAPVSVRLAANPEQARTTVLGGGYEHPELVPEELLRAYVEPVFGTLESARQFERMLTSIQGKELDTIEPLLARFRVPTLLVWGTGDPNFGVEWAYRFRDTVPGVTEVVEVPGAKLFFPDERPEDLVPHLRRFWA
- the egtC gene encoding ergothioneine biosynthesis protein EgtC; this translates as MCRHIGYLGEPLSPAGVLFHAPHSLLVQSYKPADMRGGGSVNADGFGLGWYPGPGSAPLRHRRSTPLWTDETLPPLAAAVTSGAFVAAVRNGTTGMPVTEPAAAPFTAGRWLFSHNGFVRGWPGSLAELAKDLPVTELLTLEAPTDSAVLWAILRARLATGEDPLEAVAAMTVAVETAAPGSRLNFLLTDGETLIGTAWTHALSVLETPAGVLLSSEPCDGDPRWRPVPDHHAVRATAAGVDLLPLTEERP
- the egtD gene encoding L-histidine N(alpha)-methyltransferase, whose amino-acid sequence is MTEVDLDHHRSGDAVTAELRADVVAGLTAARKWLPPKWFYDADGSELFEKITQLPEYYPTRSEREVLAAHAGDVAELTGAHTLVELGSGSSEKTRLLLDALTGHGTLEAFVPLDVSESALADAAEAISRDYPGLTVRGVVGDFTQHLALLPDGQPRVVAFLGGTIGNFLPAERAAFLRSVREVLDEGEWLLLGTDLVKDPGILERAYDDAAGVTAEFDKNVLRVINARLGANFDLDEFEHVSHWDAENEWIEMRLRARRALTVEIPGADLTVTFAEGEHVRTEISAKFRPSGVEAELAAAGFALERWWTDSQQRFGVSLARSVRG
- a CDS encoding alpha/beta fold hydrolase — translated: MGELDLGDGTLSYEERGTGRPVVFLHAGGMTRAMWDEQFAHLAGTHRVLRYDARGAGDSSDPPPEFSHREDLKKLLDTLDVERPVLVGCSFGSRVFLDFAVAHPDRVGGLFLSSPGISGMEFRDPYVLGLVAKTAEAARSGDGPGVLESVLRLWVDGPHRTPAEVDPEVRASCRTMLLDNARKGHPAPVIGTELGAIGRVAELRARTLVVTGDLDSTDIFAVADLVERETPHARHARVPGAAHMVNLEQPARFGELLDEFLA